One window of the Methylovirgula sp. HY1 genome contains the following:
- a CDS encoding IS5 family transposase (programmed frameshift), which produces MSSVRLMLKDHQWERMQPHLPGKRSDPGRTGANNRLFVEAILWLARTGVPWRDLPDCFGNWNSVFIRFSRWSKDGVWDRLFTAMADDPDFEYIMIDSTIVRAHQHAAGKKGGPEARAIGRSRGGLTTKIHAVVDALGNPLRFILTPGQASDITQAEALIEGLPAEHVLGDKGYDAKSLRDAITEQGAVAVIPPRTTSPQVHCDFALYCERNLVERFFLKLKHFRRIATRYEQTPRAFLSMLSIVGAFIWTR; this is translated from the exons ATGTCGTCGGTTCGGTTGATGTTGAAAGACCACCAGTGGGAGCGGATGCAGCCGCATCTGCCTGGCAAGCGGAGTGATCCCGGCAGGACCGGCGCGAACAATCGGTTGTTTGTGGAGGCGATCCTGTGGCTCGCCAGAACGGGCGTCCCCTGGCGCGATCTGCCGGATTGCTTTGGCAATTGGAACAGTGTGTTCATCCGCTTTTCCCGCTGGTCCAAAGACGGCGTGTGGGATCGGCTATTTACGGCAATGGCCGATGATCCGGACTTCGAATACATCATGATCGACTCCACCATCGTCCGGGCGCACCAGCATGCGGCGGGCAAAAAAGGGGGCC CTGAAGCTCGCGCGATCGGCCGTTCGCGGGGTGGCTTGACCACAAAAATCCATGCCGTCGTCGACGCGCTGGGTAACCCGTTGCGGTTTATTCTCACGCCTGGGCAGGCCAGCGATATCACCCAGGCCGAAGCTCTGATCGAAGGTCTGCCTGCCGAGCATGTCCTTGGCGACAAGGGCTACGATGCAAAATCGCTGCGTGATGCCATCACCGAACAAGGCGCCGTCGCGGTGATCCCGCCCAGAACAACATCGCCCCAGGTCCATTGTGACTTCGCGCTCTATTGCGAGCGCAATCTGGTCGAGCGCTTCTTCCTGAAACTCAAGCATTTCAGGCGCATCGCGACACGCTACGAACAAACGCCGCGAGCATTCCTCTCCATGCTATCCATCGTCGGCGCATTCATCTGGACACGCTGA
- a CDS encoding DUF3501 family protein: MDKKTSLTKADIMAMADYAKIRKDKRSAISEHKRARRVEVGPFATFYFESFETMWMQVHEMLYIEKGGEEQIAGELAAYNPLIPNGQELVATFMIEIDEPIRRARVLAGLGGIEETAFFSFSGERIAGVAEADQDRTSEEGKASSVQFVHFPFTPAQIAAFSKPDTQVILGFSHPAYSHMAVLPEAVRAALAADFA, translated from the coding sequence ATGGACAAAAAAACCAGCCTCACCAAGGCAGATATTATGGCCATGGCGGACTATGCGAAGATCCGCAAAGACAAGCGCAGCGCGATCTCCGAGCACAAGCGCGCGCGGCGTGTCGAGGTCGGCCCGTTTGCCACCTTCTATTTCGAGAGCTTCGAAACGATGTGGATGCAGGTCCACGAGATGCTCTATATCGAAAAGGGCGGCGAGGAGCAGATCGCCGGTGAACTCGCCGCCTATAATCCGCTCATTCCCAATGGCCAGGAACTCGTGGCCACTTTCATGATCGAGATCGACGAACCGATACGCCGGGCGCGGGTGCTCGCCGGTCTCGGCGGGATCGAGGAAACCGCCTTCTTTTCCTTCTCCGGCGAAAGAATCGCCGGCGTCGCAGAAGCCGACCAGGATCGCACCTCCGAAGAAGGCAAGGCCTCTTCCGTTCAATTCGTGCATTTCCCTTTCACGCCGGCACAGATTGCGGCTTTCAGCAAGCCCGACACACAAGTGATCCTCGGCTTCTCGCATCCAGCCTATAGCCATATGGCGGTGCTGCCGGAAGCCGTGCGCGCGGCACTCGCGGCCGATTTCGCATAG
- a CDS encoding DUF4089 domain-containing protein translates to MEDDAMLAAWCDAMATLLNLPIGLGDRETILTNLRFIASQMAFLADFPLGEHVEPANIFRA, encoded by the coding sequence ATGGAAGACGATGCCATGTTGGCGGCCTGGTGTGACGCTATGGCGACACTGCTAAATCTTCCCATCGGACTGGGCGATCGCGAGACGATCCTCACCAATTTGCGGTTCATCGCGAGTCAGATGGCGTTTCTCGCCGATTTTCCGCTCGGTGAACATGTCGAGCCAGCAAATATTTTCCGGGCGTGA
- a CDS encoding AtzE family amidohydrolase produces the protein MREFDLRRASARAIADAVAKGEISALAVTEAALARIAGLNAALNAFTDILVTRARATAAAIDAARARGAPLGPLAGVPFAVKNLYDIAGLATRAGAKINRDAAPADADAYVIRRLEAAGAVLVGALDMDEYAYGFTGENIHDGASRNPHDPRHMTGGSSGGSAAAAASGMVTLTLGSDTNGSVRVPASLCGLFGLKPTYGRLSRHGLFPFVASLDHAGAFARSAADLALIYDAMQGEDPDDPVCARRGAEPIVPSLNAGAESLRIAVAGDYFRRGGNPEAYAAVDRLAAALSVQREVILPEAQRARAAAYLITAAEGAALHRARLQTRAADFDPAVRDRLFAGAMIPAGALLQAQKFRAWFQMQARAIFADVDVILAPATPCRAPLSGQKMMWLDGKEVPVRADLGIYTQPLSFIGLPICTVPVWTQGEKLPIGVQLIGAPWREDRVLRLAQALESMGLVQAPVAEDAAPPL, from the coding sequence ATGAGGGAATTCGATTTGCGTCGCGCCTCTGCCCGAGCCATCGCTGACGCCGTTGCAAAAGGCGAGATCAGTGCACTAGCCGTGACCGAAGCGGCGCTTGCGCGGATCGCCGGGCTCAATGCTGCGCTCAACGCCTTTACCGATATTTTGGTAACACGGGCGCGTGCCACCGCGGCGGCGATCGATGCGGCGCGGGCGCGCGGCGCGCCGCTAGGCCCGTTGGCGGGCGTGCCATTTGCCGTCAAGAATCTATACGACATCGCGGGGCTCGCGACCCGCGCCGGCGCAAAAATCAACCGCGATGCGGCGCCGGCCGATGCCGATGCCTATGTCATTCGCCGCCTGGAAGCGGCTGGCGCGGTGCTCGTCGGCGCGCTCGATATGGACGAATATGCTTATGGCTTCACTGGCGAGAACATTCATGACGGCGCCTCGCGCAATCCGCATGATCCGCGCCATATGACGGGGGGCTCGTCGGGCGGCTCGGCGGCGGCGGCGGCCTCGGGCATGGTCACCCTTACGCTCGGGTCCGACACCAATGGGTCGGTCCGCGTGCCGGCCTCATTATGTGGATTGTTCGGCTTGAAGCCGACCTATGGCCGGCTGTCGCGGCATGGCCTGTTTCCCTTTGTCGCCAGTCTCGACCATGCCGGCGCCTTCGCGCGCTCGGCGGCCGATCTGGCGCTGATTTATGATGCGATGCAGGGCGAAGATCCAGACGATCCTGTCTGCGCCAGGCGCGGCGCCGAACCAATTGTACCGAGTTTGAACGCGGGCGCGGAGAGTCTGCGCATCGCCGTTGCCGGCGATTATTTCCGGCGCGGCGGCAATCCCGAAGCCTATGCAGCCGTCGATCGCCTGGCCGCGGCGCTGTCGGTGCAGCGCGAGGTCATATTGCCGGAGGCGCAGCGCGCCCGCGCCGCCGCCTATCTCATCACCGCGGCGGAAGGCGCGGCCTTGCATCGGGCGCGGCTGCAAACGCGGGCAGCCGATTTCGATCCGGCCGTGCGCGATCGGCTTTTCGCGGGGGCGATGATTCCGGCGGGCGCTCTGCTCCAGGCGCAAAAATTCCGCGCCTGGTTCCAAATGCAGGCGCGCGCCATTTTTGCGGATGTCGATGTGATCCTGGCGCCGGCGACGCCGTGTCGTGCGCCGCTCTCGGGTCAAAAAATGATGTGGCTCGACGGAAAAGAAGTGCCGGTGCGCGCCGATCTCGGCATCTATACCCAGCCGCTCTCCTTCATCGGTCTGCCGATCTGCACCGTGCCGGTATGGACGCAAGGTGAAAAGCTGCCGATCGGCGTGCAATTGATCGGCGCGCCTTGGCGCGAGGATCGCGTGCTGCGGTTGGCGCAGGCCCTCGAAAGCATGGGACTCGTCCAGGCGCCCGTGGCGGAGGACGCTGCGCCACCGCTCTAA
- a CDS encoding heterodisulfide reductase-related iron-sulfur binding cluster, which translates to MREGGLAAPTRHPLAWEDPEFYDEAKLDTELRRVFDICHTCRRCFNLCDSFPRLFDLIDESKTGELDSVASASFKPVIDACTLCDMCFMTKCPYVPPHEFNIDFPHLMLRARAVEAKKGEVEFSERELAKTDRNGKLAAYVAPLANWATNSANKMMRGLLEKAAGLHHEAHLPKYQSKSFATLTREKPPVVDRSAPGFGRKAVLFSTCFTNYNDPQVGLAARAVLAKNGVETEVVYPQCCGMPLLEQGLIGEVAKAARTISGTLQPWIEKGYDVIASVPSCALMLKFEWPLILPNDAGVKLLSKATFDLSEYVVDIARKEGIAPGLQPIEASLALHISCHSRAQNMGQKAAEMVRLIPGADVQVMERCSGHGGTWGYRTENFETALKVGRPVAQQARDGKKACVASECPLAGLHITQGIEKLDGETKLPALVTHPIELVARAYGLAP; encoded by the coding sequence ATGAGGGAAGGCGGCCTCGCGGCACCGACACGGCATCCGCTTGCTTGGGAAGATCCCGAATTTTACGACGAAGCCAAGCTCGATACCGAGCTCAGGCGGGTCTTCGACATTTGTCACACCTGTCGCCGTTGCTTCAATCTCTGCGATTCCTTCCCGCGCCTTTTCGATCTCATCGACGAATCGAAAACCGGCGAACTCGACTCCGTCGCCAGCGCGAGCTTCAAGCCGGTGATCGACGCCTGCACATTATGCGACATGTGCTTCATGACGAAATGTCCCTATGTGCCGCCGCATGAATTCAACATCGATTTTCCGCATTTGATGCTGCGCGCCCGCGCCGTCGAAGCGAAGAAGGGCGAGGTCGAATTCTCCGAGCGCGAACTCGCCAAGACCGATCGCAACGGCAAGCTCGCCGCCTATGTCGCGCCGCTCGCCAATTGGGCGACCAATTCGGCGAATAAGATGATGCGCGGCCTGCTCGAAAAAGCTGCCGGCCTGCATCACGAGGCGCATCTGCCGAAATATCAATCGAAGAGCTTCGCCACGCTCACGCGCGAAAAGCCGCCGGTCGTCGACCGCAGCGCGCCCGGTTTCGGGCGCAAGGCGGTTTTGTTTTCGACCTGCTTCACCAATTACAACGACCCGCAAGTCGGCCTTGCCGCGCGCGCCGTCCTCGCCAAAAACGGCGTCGAGACGGAAGTGGTCTATCCGCAATGCTGCGGCATGCCTTTGCTGGAGCAAGGCCTGATCGGCGAAGTGGCGAAAGCGGCGCGGACCATTTCCGGCACTTTGCAGCCCTGGATCGAAAAGGGCTACGACGTCATCGCTTCGGTGCCGTCCTGCGCCTTGATGCTCAAATTCGAATGGCCGCTGATCCTGCCGAATGACGCGGGCGTGAAGCTCCTGTCGAAGGCGACGTTCGATTTGAGCGAATATGTCGTCGACATCGCCCGCAAAGAGGGGATCGCGCCCGGCCTGCAGCCAATCGAAGCTTCTCTGGCGCTTCACATCTCCTGCCACTCGCGCGCCCAGAACATGGGCCAGAAGGCGGCCGAAATGGTCCGGCTGATCCCCGGCGCGGATGTGCAGGTCATGGAGCGCTGCTCCGGCCATGGTGGCACTTGGGGCTATCGCACCGAGAATTTCGAAACGGCGCTGAAAGTCGGCCGACCGGTGGCGCAGCAAGCGCGCGACGGCAAGAAAGCCTGCGTCGCTTCCGAATGTCCGCTGGCCGGCCTGCATATCACGCAAGGGATCGAGAAGCTCGACGGCGAGACCAAACTACCCGCCCTCGTCACCCATCCCATCGAACTCGTCGCCCGCGCCTATGGTCTCGCACCTTGA
- a CDS encoding rubrerythrin family protein, with the protein MGELKGSNTEANLKAAFAGESQANRRYLYFAQKADVEGYNDVAAVFRSTAEGETGHAHGHLEFLEAVGDPATGLPIGPTASNLGAAVAGETHEYTDMYPGMARTAREEGFGEIADWFETLAKAERSHAGRFQKALDELK; encoded by the coding sequence ATGGGTGAGCTCAAGGGCAGCAACACTGAAGCTAATCTGAAGGCGGCTTTCGCGGGAGAATCGCAGGCCAACCGCCGCTATCTCTATTTCGCACAAAAGGCCGATGTCGAGGGCTATAACGACGTTGCCGCCGTATTCCGCTCGACCGCCGAAGGCGAGACGGGCCATGCGCATGGCCATCTCGAATTCCTCGAGGCCGTCGGCGATCCCGCCACCGGCCTGCCGATTGGCCCGACCGCGAGCAATCTCGGGGCCGCTGTCGCCGGCGAGACGCATGAATATACGGATATGTATCCGGGCATGGCCCGCACCGCCCGCGAAGAAGGCTTCGGCGAAATCGCCGATTGGTTCGAGACGCTCGCCAAGGCCGAGCGTTCGCATGCCGGCCGCTTCCAGAAAGCGCTCGACGAACTGAAATAA
- the alaS gene encoding alanine--tRNA ligase — MSSVSEIRTAFLDFYAQRGHTIVPSSPLVPRNDPTLMFTNAGMVQFKNLFTGIEKRSYSRAATAQKCVRAGGKHNDLDNVGYTARHHTFFEMLGNFSFGDYFKAEAIEFAWTFITEVLGLPKDRLLVTVYHDDDEAFGLWKAIAGFSDSKIIRIATSDNFWAMGDTGPCGPCSEIFFDQGDKLFGGPPGSADQDGDRYLEFWNLVFMQYEQIGPGDRIALPRPSIDTGMGLERIAALLQGATSNYDIDLMRALILAVAAATGVDPDGPQKPSHRVIADHLRASAFLVADGVLPSNEGRGYVLRRIMRRAMRHAQLLGAKDPLMWRLVAVLVREMGTAYPELVRAEPLIVETLRLEETRFRVALARGLAILDEETRELPAGGILAGGTAFKLYDTYGFPLDLTQDALRARHLGVDVDGFNQAMAQQRADARRAWAGSGEAATEKIWFELREKLGASEFLGYETEAAEGIVVALLQNGQEVERLEAGATGQVILNQTPFYGESGGQQGDTGMLRAPGGIFRVTNTQKKLGDLIIHDGSVETGALTRNLAVELIVDHARRRALRANHSATHLLHEALRQVLGEHVAQKGSLVAPDRLRFDFVHQKPISAEELARIEDLANRAILANTPVSTRVMDMEAAISSGARALFGEKYGDQVRVVAMGDAAEVLLDEDTAPPTMPFSIELCGGTHVRRTGDIGLISIVSESPVAAGVRRIEAKTGEEARHYLKAQAQRLHELAQLLKAPEAESSERLTQILEDRRKLEREVSDARKRLAMGGGDRAQAIEDIGGVKFFGRMVSGVEMKDLKSLADEAKESVGSGVVAIVGIAADGKAGVVVGVTQDLTERFDAVQLVRIAAEKLGGKGGGGRRDMAQAGGPEGGAAETALAAIGTALRETANAD; from the coding sequence ATGAGCAGCGTCAGCGAGATCCGCACCGCCTTTCTCGATTTTTACGCGCAAAGGGGGCATACGATCGTGCCCTCTTCCCCGCTCGTGCCGCGCAACGACCCGACCCTCATGTTCACCAATGCGGGGATGGTCCAGTTCAAGAATCTCTTCACCGGCATCGAGAAGCGGTCTTATAGCCGCGCCGCCACGGCGCAAAAATGCGTGCGCGCCGGCGGCAAGCACAATGATCTCGACAATGTCGGCTATACGGCCCGCCATCACACGTTTTTCGAGATGCTCGGCAATTTCTCCTTCGGCGATTATTTCAAGGCCGAAGCGATCGAATTTGCCTGGACCTTCATCACCGAGGTTTTGGGCCTGCCCAAGGACCGCTTGCTCGTCACCGTCTATCACGACGATGACGAAGCTTTCGGTTTATGGAAAGCGATCGCCGGCTTTTCCGATTCGAAGATCATCCGCATTGCGACTTCCGACAATTTCTGGGCCATGGGCGATACCGGCCCCTGCGGTCCGTGTTCGGAGATTTTCTTCGACCAAGGCGATAAGCTCTTTGGCGGGCCGCCCGGCAGCGCCGATCAAGATGGCGACCGCTACCTCGAATTCTGGAACCTCGTGTTCATGCAATATGAGCAAATCGGTCCCGGCGACCGCATTGCTCTGCCCCGCCCGTCGATCGATACCGGCATGGGGCTCGAACGCATCGCCGCGCTGCTGCAAGGCGCGACATCGAATTACGACATCGATCTGATGCGGGCGCTGATCCTCGCCGTTGCCGCCGCGACCGGCGTCGATCCCGACGGGCCGCAGAAGCCGAGCCATCGCGTCATTGCCGACCATTTACGCGCCTCGGCCTTTCTCGTGGCCGACGGCGTTTTGCCTTCGAACGAAGGGCGCGGCTATGTCTTGCGCCGCATCATGCGGCGCGCCATGCGCCACGCGCAACTGCTCGGCGCCAAGGATCCCTTGATGTGGCGGCTCGTCGCCGTTCTGGTGCGCGAGATGGGGACGGCCTATCCGGAGCTGGTGCGCGCCGAGCCGCTCATCGTCGAGACTCTGCGGCTGGAGGAAACCCGCTTCCGGGTCGCGCTCGCGCGCGGCCTCGCGATTCTGGACGAGGAGACGCGCGAACTGCCGGCGGGCGGCATACTGGCCGGCGGCACCGCGTTCAAACTCTATGATACTTACGGCTTTCCGCTCGATCTCACACAGGACGCCTTGCGCGCCCGCCATCTCGGCGTCGATGTCGACGGCTTCAACCAGGCGATGGCGCAGCAGCGCGCCGATGCGCGCCGCGCCTGGGCCGGCTCGGGCGAGGCGGCAACCGAAAAGATTTGGTTCGAGCTTCGCGAAAAGCTCGGGGCGAGCGAATTTCTCGGCTATGAGACCGAAGCGGCGGAAGGCATCGTCGTCGCGCTTTTGCAGAATGGACAGGAAGTGGAGCGGCTCGAAGCCGGCGCCACCGGGCAAGTCATCCTGAATCAGACGCCTTTTTATGGCGAATCGGGCGGCCAGCAGGGCGATACCGGCATGCTGCGCGCGCCCGGCGGCATCTTTCGCGTCACCAATACGCAGAAGAAGCTCGGCGATCTCATCATCCATGACGGGAGTGTCGAAACGGGTGCGCTGACGCGCAATCTCGCCGTCGAGCTCATTGTCGATCATGCGCGGCGGCGCGCGCTGCGCGCCAACCATTCCGCCACCCACCTTCTGCACGAAGCCTTGCGCCAAGTGCTCGGCGAGCATGTCGCGCAGAAGGGCTCGCTCGTCGCGCCCGACCGGCTGCGCTTCGACTTCGTGCATCAAAAGCCGATTTCGGCGGAGGAATTGGCACGCATCGAAGATCTCGCCAATCGCGCCATCCTGGCCAATACGCCGGTCTCCACGCGCGTCATGGATATGGAGGCGGCGATCTCTTCGGGCGCGCGCGCGCTCTTCGGCGAGAAATATGGCGATCAGGTCCGTGTCGTCGCCATGGGCGATGCGGCCGAGGTTCTGCTCGACGAAGATACCGCGCCGCCGACCATGCCGTTTTCGATCGAACTTTGCGGCGGCACCCATGTGCGCCGCACCGGCGACATCGGCCTCATTTCCATCGTCTCCGAATCGCCGGTTGCCGCGGGCGTAAGGCGCATCGAAGCCAAAACCGGTGAGGAAGCGCGCCATTATCTCAAGGCGCAGGCGCAACGGCTGCACGAGCTGGCGCAATTGCTCAAGGCGCCGGAGGCCGAATCGAGCGAACGCCTCACCCAGATTCTCGAAGATCGCCGCAAGCTCGAGCGCGAAGTCAGCGATGCGCGCAAAAGGTTAGCCATGGGCGGCGGCGACCGTGCTCAGGCGATCGAAGACATTGGCGGCGTGAAGTTCTTCGGCCGGATGGTTTCCGGCGTCGAAATGAAAGATCTGAAATCGCTCGCCGATGAAGCCAAGGAAAGCGTCGGCTCCGGCGTCGTTGCCATTGTCGGAATCGCCGCCGACGGCAAGGCTGGCGTGGTGGTGGGCGTCACGCAAGATCTGACGGAGCGTTTCGACGCGGTTCAATTGGTGCGGATCGCGGCCGAAAAGCTCGGCGGCAAAGGTGGCGGCGGGCGCCGCGACATGGCGCAGGCCGGCGGTCCCGAAGGCGGCGCGGCTGAAACAGCGCTGGCCGCGATCGGCACAGCGCTCCGGGAGACCGCCAACGCCGATTAA
- a CDS encoding MDR family MFS transporter encodes MAGDGARTRMEELAARAEPPAVPPQPVRLVFAALMLVLLLASLDQTIVSTALPTIVSDLGGLDHLSWVVTAYLLSSTVVGPIYGKFGDLYGRKIILQTAIIVFLIGSALCGFAANMPELILFRALQGLGGGGLIVTAIAVVGDIIPPRERGRYQGLFGAVFGVATIIGPLLGGFFVDQLSWQWIFYINLPLGILALGVIAAAFRASPQRRDHKVDYAGASLLAVALTLMVLFTSLGGTSYGWGSTPIFMMMGGAAVFIGLFLFAEYRASEPILPLELFRNPIFAVATAVGLVVGMAMFGSVTYLPIYFQIVKGMSPTASGLLLIPMMGGMLVTSIVSGRLISHFGRYKIFPIAGTALMTIGLVLLSRLAVDTSTTSASARTLVLGLGLGMVMQVLVLAVQNAVDYRHMGVATSAATLFRSIGASLGVAMFGAIFANRLAMNLVGLLPAGTPADAHNAALVQTLPAPLRAAYLAALADSLRPVFLVAAGIGVAGFLLTWLLAEVPLRQSAPPKA; translated from the coding sequence ATGGCGGGAGACGGCGCGCGGACCCGGATGGAAGAGCTTGCCGCGCGCGCCGAACCGCCGGCCGTCCCGCCGCAGCCGGTGCGGCTCGTCTTTGCCGCCTTGATGCTGGTGCTGCTGCTGGCCTCGCTCGACCAGACCATCGTATCCACCGCATTGCCGACCATCGTCAGCGATCTCGGCGGCCTCGATCACCTTTCCTGGGTGGTGACGGCCTATCTCCTTTCGAGCACGGTCGTCGGCCCGATCTACGGCAAGTTCGGCGATCTCTATGGCCGCAAGATCATCCTGCAGACGGCGATCATCGTCTTTCTCATCGGCTCGGCGCTCTGCGGCTTCGCGGCCAATATGCCGGAGTTGATCCTTTTCCGCGCTCTGCAGGGGCTCGGTGGCGGCGGCCTCATCGTCACCGCGATCGCCGTGGTCGGGGACATCATCCCGCCGCGCGAACGCGGCCGCTACCAAGGTCTGTTTGGCGCCGTGTTCGGGGTAGCGACCATCATCGGCCCGCTGCTCGGCGGCTTCTTCGTCGACCAACTCTCATGGCAATGGATCTTCTACATCAATCTGCCGCTCGGCATTTTGGCGCTCGGCGTGATCGCCGCGGCATTCCGCGCCTCGCCGCAGCGCCGCGACCATAAGGTCGATTATGCCGGTGCGAGTCTGCTGGCGGTGGCGCTCACTTTGATGGTTCTCTTCACCAGCCTCGGCGGAACCAGCTATGGCTGGGGCTCGACTCCGATCTTCATGATGATGGGTGGCGCGGCCGTCTTCATCGGCCTCTTCCTCTTCGCCGAATATCGCGCCAGCGAGCCGATCCTGCCGCTCGAACTTTTCCGCAACCCGATCTTTGCCGTGGCGACGGCGGTCGGTCTCGTGGTCGGCATGGCGATGTTCGGCTCGGTCACCTATCTGCCGATCTATTTCCAGATCGTCAAAGGCATGAGCCCGACCGCCTCGGGACTGCTGCTGATCCCGATGATGGGCGGCATGCTGGTCACGTCGATCGTCAGCGGCCGCCTGATCAGCCACTTCGGCCGCTATAAAATCTTTCCGATCGCCGGAACGGCGCTCATGACCATCGGCCTCGTCCTGTTGTCGCGCCTCGCCGTCGACACCTCGACCACCTCCGCCTCGGCACGCACATTGGTTCTGGGCCTGGGGCTCGGCATGGTGATGCAGGTGCTGGTGCTCGCGGTCCAAAACGCCGTCGACTACCGTCATATGGGCGTCGCCACCTCGGCCGCGACGCTGTTTCGCTCCATCGGCGCGTCGCTCGGCGTCGCCATGTTCGGCGCCATTTTCGCCAATCGCCTCGCCATGAATCTGGTCGGCCTCTTGCCTGCCGGTACGCCAGCCGATGCGCATAATGCGGCGCTGGTGCAAACGCTGCCCGCGCCGCTGCGCGCCGCCTATCTGGCAGCGCTCGCGGATTCGTTGCGGCCCGTATTTTTGGTCGCGGCGGGGATCGGCGTCGCCGGCTTCTTGCTCACTTGGCTTTTGG
- the recA gene encoding recombinase RecA: MSQANLRLVEGSSVDKTKALDAALSQIERAFGKGSIMRLGKNQKIVEIETISTGSLSLDIALGVGGLPRGRVIEIYGPESSGKTTLTLHVIAEAQKKGGVCAFVDAEHALDPVYARKLGVNLDDLLISQPDTGEQALEITDTLVRSGAVDVLVIDSVAALTPRAEIDGEMGDSQPGLQARLMSQALRKLTASISRSHTMVIFINQIRMKIGVMYGSPETTTGGNALKFYASVRLDIRRIGSIKDREEVVGNQTRVKVVKNKVAPPFKQVEFDIMYGEGISKMGELVDLGVKAGVVEKSGAWFSYDSQRLGQGRENAKTFLRNNPEAAARIEQAIRENAGLIAQRILDPGEAEAEEAEG, from the coding sequence GTGAGCCAAGCGAATCTCCGCCTCGTGGAAGGATCTTCCGTGGACAAGACCAAGGCGCTCGACGCCGCCTTGTCGCAGATCGAACGTGCCTTCGGCAAAGGCTCGATCATGCGGCTCGGCAAAAATCAAAAGATCGTCGAGATCGAGACGATTTCGACGGGCTCGCTCAGCCTCGACATCGCGCTCGGCGTCGGCGGCCTGCCGCGCGGCCGCGTCATCGAGATCTACGGGCCGGAATCCTCCGGCAAAACGACCCTGACTTTGCATGTGATCGCCGAGGCGCAGAAGAAGGGCGGCGTCTGCGCCTTCGTCGATGCCGAACATGCGCTCGATCCCGTTTATGCGCGCAAGCTCGGCGTCAATCTCGACGATCTTTTGATCTCGCAGCCGGATACCGGCGAACAGGCGCTCGAGATCACCGACACTTTGGTGCGTTCCGGCGCCGTCGATGTACTCGTCATCGATTCGGTCGCGGCGCTGACGCCGCGGGCTGAAATCGACGGCGAGATGGGCGACAGCCAGCCGGGCCTGCAGGCGCGCCTCATGAGCCAGGCACTGCGCAAGCTCACCGCCTCGATCTCGCGCTCGCATACGATGGTGATCTTCATCAATCAGATCCGTATGAAGATCGGCGTCATGTATGGCAGCCCGGAGACGACGACGGGCGGCAATGCGCTGAAATTCTATGCCTCCGTCCGCCTCGATATCCGCCGCATCGGCTCGATCAAGGACCGCGAGGAAGTGGTCGGCAATCAGACCCGCGTCAAAGTCGTGAAGAACAAGGTCGCGCCGCCGTTCAAGCAGGTCGAATTCGACATCATGTATGGCGAGGGCATTTCGAAAATGGGCGAGCTCGTCGATCTCGGCGTCAAGGCCGGCGTCGTCGAAAAATCCGGCGCCTGGTTCTCTTATGACAGCCAGAGGCTCGGCCAGGGCCGTGAAAACGCCAAGACCTTCCTGCGCAACAATCCCGAAGCGGCGGCGCGGATCGAACAGGCGATCCGCGAAAATGCCGGCCTTATTGCCCAGCGCATTCTCGACCCCGGCGAGGCCGAGGCCGAGGAAGCCGAGGGCTGA